The following nucleotide sequence is from Rhizoctonia solani chromosome 15, complete sequence.
CAGGATTAGGAGCCAATTAGAAGAGGATAATCTTAGAAATATACCTTATAATCCACCTTTAAGCAATGCTGCTagaagagttagccttgcaggcccaagtattcctcttagagatccacctccacatgctAACTTTATTAATtgcagatcttccttgggagcaaatcggcgatcctcaggaagaccagctataccagctgaatcctttaccagagtgtctacaatcccagaagagcgctcctctagactagctgaaagtgcccacaggagacctacctcctctcctgaatcaagaagaactcctctaagtatccataccaatttaccttacttacaggagcagccagcaccagttactagagaagaagctaatatgagtaggagaggaaacttcttagcccctctactagcacctgtcccgcaacttcaagtacctccagcaccacccaTTGACAGGACTAGGTTACCTCCTCATATTGTAGGACGTATGGTCTCCTCTAGAAGGTTTAGCAAGCTGTTTAATGATCCACCTCCTAGGGATCAACTTAGAGATAGACTAGCTCCCttagctgaaggaggaggaggaaatgaccCACCATATGATAGCGAGGATGGAGATTTTGATAACTCTGGTAGAAGAAGGAACAACCCACCTagaaggaatggaggaggacctcccaacaacccagaagatccaggaaatgaaccatacgctcaagcaaatgcagctagagctagacctttcAATCCAGCTCCTGTACACTTTGATACTAAGCTGAAACCTGACATAATCCCAGAGTGGGATGGAGACACTAAGAAGCTGTCgcgctggatgacatccatcaacaacatagctgagtatagtagctacactagaattcagcttggacagcagATTCCTCTCAGGTTCACAGGAAGAGCTCTTAGATGGTTCAATGCATTAGATAAGGACTATAGGCGAATTATAACTGAAGACTGGCCAGCACTTAGGCAAGCCATCACtatccacttcatgaataggaccttcctgaacagaagcaagaatgaagccatgcgcatcaggttcagggataaagatcattcagaagagactccagaagactatgtcatcaggaagATGGAGGCTCTTACTATTGTCAGTGACTGGACTGACTCTGAATTAAtctttgaaatcatgaatggtgctcctaagtcctggaccacgcatatagacacctcaagaatagtcacttgggaagatttccttgacaagattgcatggcatgaggaggaccttttgggaaaagattcttctcataactctgacatacagcgtcaactacaccagatgcaatctactctcaagagactagaaggaaacaggcactctaggccaagtgcgcgttcacacttagcaggatctaaaccagtaggatggcatcaaaataatcctccaccaaaataccctaaggatgactctacagtatctaaaggtaaaactcctaaagacaagaaagctagaccttgtagacactgtggaagtatgatgcactgggatagagactgtaagcatgccaagaagaactccagatttgtgcgatcacatatggcacaagcagatgatgatgaatgggaagctcaggaagcttatgaagatctctgtgatgaagcctaccttgatgaaacagaatatgacactgaaggagaagagtctgtttctgaggaagagcaggattttcataagccccttcagtcattagctgtctctacctccagcgctaagcccagctctggatcccaggaggaacagcatggtctggaggggaccactgtcagccagggtactaactctgctgaccagggcagtaaggaatcagattcatctgtattttctggatatgtacaacccaagctccccactaggaagagccttaataagaaactgaaaatggctagtagtcatacagctattgccaaaattggagaagaaatcactctcaagcaattaatgtcaagaccaccaggaactgctttctttggatccaaagccaccatcatcaaaggttggcttcagacaaataatggacctaagaagcgcatcacctttgactcaggatcagagatcactctcattaatgagtcaaTACTTAAAACTCTAGATCCATCACCCAGAGTGcgcattggacaaaaactcaagttaattcaagttactgggaatagtagcttatcacagtatatttcccttcctatcatctttgatactgaacaaggattagttaaaatgattgtagaagCCTATATAGTTCCTAACATGAACACACCCTTTATCCTAGGAACAGACTTTGCGTCTCAGTATCAACTGTCATTAGTTAGGAATGGAGAAggaacaaggatagtttttggggatacaggacgttctattcctgtggaagaatcagattccagcccaagaattgaccaacaaggtaatacttttatggttgaagttgcgcaaggattcatcaagaattctgagaaaatcaagatctctaagaaagcctacaagaagcgacttcaacataggaaattacctcccaatactgtcaaagtaaaagtctatgagacagttactatcccagcgcataccatcaagctcatcaaagtcaagacaatatggaaggaaggtcaagcctctggttttatggacagatctttcaattcccattgacaagaagaacatctgtttgcaataacagactgcctgatagataggaacaatcctaagattcaggtttctaacctatcagaacatcctttaagattgcaaggaggagagattcttggatatatgcatgatcccaacaaataccttgcaaaggaaaaggacattactaaggaagaaaaagacagcattATCAAGTATGCTACCTTAGTACAAGCCATGGTGCAGAGGAAAGCTGAAGAGAAGCCTACtgtgcaagaagaggaattaatgAAGTCACCTGAAGGAGGACCTAAGACTGCTGAAGTACCTGACCCAGAACCTGTCCCTTCAGATAGATTTCTTCAAGAAGTTAATTTCTCAGAACATCTCACCCCTAATCAAAGGGCTAAACTAGAAAAAGTCTTGCGCAAGCATGAGTTAGCCTTTGGATTAGATGGTAGACTTGGTACTCATAACACTCAACTGGAAATTAGACTAAggccaggaactaaagaaatatctctaaccccttaccatgcttctccagctaaaAGAGAAGTCATTGACAAACAGATTGGAGAATGGCTTAAACTTGGAGTCATTGAGCCATCCAagagtgcttggggatttCCTGTAATAGTAGTCTATCGCAACAGTAAACCCAGATTATGTGTGGATTATAGACGTCTCAATGAAGTAGCTGTACCAGATGAGTATCCCTTACCAATACAAACTGACATCTTGCATGCCTTGGAAGGATCTCAATGGCTTACTACCTTAGATGCGCTAGCTGGTTTCACTCAGCTAACCATTAAGGAAgaagacagagagaaacttgCTTTCAGATGCCACAacggccattggcaacctaccaaactactctttggatataggaatggaccagcagagttccagcgtgtcatgaataggatactttcaagatttctatggcaatttgccctagtatatattgatgacatagtgatctatagtgttgagtttgaagaccattgcaatcacttagatcaagtcttaggagctattgaagaagctgaaatcaccctatctccaaagaaatgtcacattggataccaatcactaCTATTGCTAGGACAGAAGGTATCAAGATTAGGTCTATCAACCCATAAGGAAAAAGTTGACGCTATCTTAGAGTTGGAACCCCCTAAAAATGTTCCTACCTTACAAACTTTCctagggatgatgacttatttctctagctatattcccttctactcatggattgtagcgcctttgttcaagcttctcaagaaaggaacagcttggtcttgggaggaaaaggaacaacaagcgtttgaacttgctaaagaggcccttgcatctgctccagtaatggcttatcctattattggaaaaccatacagattatatacagatgcatgcgactatggccttggaggaatattacagcaagtccaatccatcaagataAAAGACCTAAAGGGGACaaaggcatacaagtacttaaggggggaatatgacaaaggaaacccagttcccagaatgacaattcctgcttccaagcagagagacaacgtgactgggggggatacatgggataagcaagactttgaagaaacaactgtacaagtggagcaagtcattgcttattggtcaaggattctaaaagaagcagaaagaaactactccccaacagagcgcaaagcattagccctcaaggaagcacttgtgaaatttcaggtatacttggaaggagctgaatttgttgctatcacagatcacgccgctctcacctggagcaagacttacaataatgtcaacagaagactcatgacatggggcttagtattctcagcctacccaggaatgcagattgtgcaccgcgcaggaagagtacatgacaatgcagatcctatctcaagacttaggaggagaACCCCATATCATACCAGCCCTCTGGCAGATCAATTGactccactcaagctcaacatggaggaagacccattaagaaacctctataaggagataaatgaacgttttgaagagaaacttctTAGAGTTGCAAGTGCATTCACCCAGAGTTACAAAATTGGAAATAGCCAGAagcccatcaagaagtggatacccacaccggcagaagctatatcttatcaaacaactacctcatactctgtggaaatatcaataaactcagaagaaatcacaaggttcatagaagcatacaagaaggactcccATTTCAAGCAAGTgatggaagagttcaagtcgcaccacaatccactcaatccacccttccatcaataccagataggagataatggattgatctactttatagattcccaggaaaagtattggctatgtgtacctagggatctacaagtagatattttgaaggaaaatcatgataacctcaatcaaggagcacatgccggttatgctaagacatatcatcgaattgcttctgtttactattggcctaagATGGCTAGAAGCATTCAGAAGTATGTACACACTTGTGATATCTGTCAGAAAGCAGGACATCAACggcatggacccagaggattccttcaacctttacctattccacagcaaccctttgaagtagtatcaatggacttcatcatggatcttccaccaagtaacaactacaacgctatcctagttattgtggacaaactaactaagtatggacatttcatcccatgtactactcagatagatgaagtacaaacagcgcaactgttccatgatcacatatggtgtcaCTATGGTTTACCTCGGCAAGTAATCACTGATAGAGATGCTAGATGGACAGGAGCCTTTTGGGGTCACTTAGTTAGTATGTTAAGAATTTGGCAAGCACTCACCACtgcacatcatcctcagagtgatggacaaacagaaataCTTAATCAAACTACAGAAGTAGCAATTAGAGTATTCACTAACCCAGCTAAGGACAATTGGAGTAAGCTTCTATCAGTATTTGCGCACTCATACAACACAGGTGTGCACACATCCACACAACAGACACCAGCCTTTCTACTCCGCGGATTCCAGCCTCTAACATCAGCTGACTTACTGGCTCTCACTTCTGATAACATTCCAAGACCAGCCCAAGAGAGTCAAACAGCTGAAGAATTCAAAGAATCCATGGAATTAGCACAATCATTAGCTAAGGACGCTCTCAAAGTAGCTCAGAATTATCAACAGAAATACtataattctgacaagacacatgttacctttgagccaggagatttagtcttaatcaatccccattccttaaacttactcaaacatcagtcagggaaagggaataagctaaatatgcgttatgaaggaccatttgaagtcatggaaagcatatcaccagtagcatataggataagattacctgctagctattgcatacacccaatcattaacatagcacacttggaatcttacaaggcatcacccccagagtttggaagccaacccactcagaatatacctagagaagacttccaacagatgcctgaatatgaggtggaaaggatagtagaagaaaggacaataaagaaaggcaacaagagAATTAGGCAGTACAAAATCtgttggcttgggtacagctcagaacatgatagatggaggacagagaaagaattaaggaatgctccagaagtaatcaaagaatggaagcaaacctctggctccactaTCCATCACAATcacaggaagaagaaggagttctaagctccacatggcttcttccatgtaccacaggtgtaactaaaccggtcatatcctccaagataGGAAATAACAACATACTCAACGTTTGAAGCACTAAGTCAAACCTATCTTATGGAGGATGAATTTTGTATAAATGCTCTCACTCAACTCTCCCAATTGTCATCCCATTCATACTCAATTATCTACACACTCTGTCTACTATGTCTTTCTCCCAAGATTATTACTGCTATCCCATCTTCACTTCCTACAGGAATGACGTGCCCCTCACTCCTGAGCTAGGTATTATTGAAGCCAGCCATGTCCGTGATTTGTACTATGTCTATGCTAATTGCCACAATGACCACTACTCCCCCTACTCTGAGAATCATCCAGACCCCTAGAACGTCGTATTCATGCCATGCCTGACATTGAGGTCTTCCTAATGGATGATGACCATCCCCCTCAATGGTTCTTAGGCATTgaccttactcatgcattgCACGGGGCCTACACCCATGCACTTTGTGTCTTTGGCGAAGCTGTCCAACCTGCTGGATGGAATCGTCGCAAGCCCTGGGCAAATTACGACTATGCAACTGAGCTCGTCAAGATTGGTTTTCCGTACATCCCGCGTCCCATTTGTTTCAAAGAGGACGTCTATCACTTCCCTGCCAATTCCTTCCACAAGCTCCAGCAACAAGTACATCACAACAACTTCTACGCATTTGCCTCAATGCTCTGTCAATTATTATCACTGCTACTAAACAGATGGAGTATAGTAACATGGCCCATGTTGGGTATATTCGCGGCTCCCCACCTGCGTTTCGGCGCATCGTTTTTGGTGCCGTTTACATGGTCACCCAGTAGTCGAACACTCCAAAGACAATCTGTCCGACGCAGGTAAGATTTGTAGTATAACACAACATAATCGTACTCAGCTCACCAGGGTATCAATCGCAGGATTCCCTGTCAACGGATACGACGGCGACAACGAAGCACTGGGACCAATTACTCCGCCGCCTGAGAACGTTCCGCCGCCCCAGTTGGTGGACTTCGCGGAAGTCCCCTTCGACTACGCCGCCTGGGGACTTCCCCCTCGAGAATCTTCCGAGCAACCCGAAACGGCTTACCTGGGTTACCAGAACGGCGATTCGTTTACGGCTCCGGAATACGCCCCGTTGCACGCTGCCAACGAAGCAGGCGAATTCCCCGCTCCAGAGTACGCCCACAGCCACGAGTTCGACATCGCTGCCCTCACGCAGCAACTCTCATTGGTTGCCGTTGCGCAGAGCGTTGAATCCGTCTCCCCCGGGTTCGGTAACGACTTCGTCGCTTCTGTTTGGGAGTGGCCGGGAGAACCAAACCCCGTCGTCGACTTGGGACCACCTGAATGGCCCACCGTACCGCAGCAGCATACGCCGCCGTTCTCGTGGGAAGACCACTGGCACGAGGTTCACGCTCGCGACCTAGAGCTAAGCAACAACCAGGGCGTCGACATCGGCGGAGGGCTCGAAATCGACTCGGAACATATCATTCGCCCCCTCTCCGTCGTCACTAGCTAAGCCAGCAACATGCCTTGCCTGTACATATTACATCTAAATGTTCTCCGCGTCTCAATTCCTGTATTCTGCGACCATTAATACTCTACTCGCGAATCTGACCGTTTTTGACTCGTCTAAATAATCGTCGCTAAGAATTCGACCCTTATTCGTGTGAACGTCCCACCACACTTAGTACCGATCGATAGCCACGACTCGATAGATATCGATAGCACTTTTAACTAAGTCAAAAGCTTCGATTTGACCTCGCAATAattacaacaagtaaataccGCACCAGCTGAATACTCCAAGCATGActaagccttaagcgcccatggctCCGACACCTTAAGACTTAGCATAAAAATTAAGGAATTTAATTCCAATTCAAGGAGTATAATCAATTAGCATCAAACCTTTGATTAGGAAGCCATTCTTGATAGGATAAGTCCAGATtgggggggatatgttatggatatgacatttcttctttaatctgtacttattttattaattacactagtaatcttacagtaaaaaatgagataaagatgcgaactaaggttttcaaggtccctctatccaatggtgacctttacaaaacctaaacctcaggaataccccaatatgcgatgcctttcgcatatatgctgttttctcactcatttaaatatatataaattcagctgagtagataaacagtaacaagtaatatttctcttgtttgtagtatttattattcaagattctatcttgtggctacaccagaaatattcagggtcccccctgtcgcataggcaagtgctccggcgcttaatcagcccttaagcgccgacgcactaaatgcgccttttctccaccacccgggcatcccactgccgaatcgcttgcgcttaggtgcgcatgtttgcgcgctccagaacgctgggtcaaactcccaaaacggacaacatttggagttatgccccatttactgtaagtacccaatgcagaagtatcctacctttgggactgtttactccaaggatgaaacacttagccttgggacatctaaggaccacacaggtaaatactgccttggggcaaacattgccttgggcaaatattaggaactgttgtttgtttactatgtaccaaagtattggctccctcaagtgtttcagttgccactgtacctcctgtaccccctcttggtatcaatcatgtatatactgtttgtgcgccttctcagggtataaaaggaccctgtgaagacgcttctaatgcatccatttatccactcttatatattgacatatacacacaagcctttaacagcttatctgcgcatttactttagtgattgactcactgtaaatagcataggaggttattcggcgcactaagaccataggccagtcccaacagacacagggtaacctattagtgtacttactgcaaccctgtgccccttgactgtcacagttgttgagttcaacattgagtatagtgcgacgatactgtaaggattgttgtgattgagtgatagtgtttcaatccaccataccccttatattgtagatagctttatctacaatatctcataaatcctagatatattttaggtaaaccccataagtcttaagtcttacttaagcatatataagtcctatactcattaggccaatcctataaatcctgtacattagtcaggtaaccctcttacttaaggtactatcctagagaccttaagtatacatacccttaatcatttaggcttaagtaacattagtctaaggtactatacataaccaaccacctgcacttcatagttgctagactatttgttaggagttgttattcctgataacctagcctatattgtgcatatactctgtgcatatattctgattcttaatactagttcttagttactcccatatacattttgtatatagtaattctttcttactcctgtacttacacgactcttaacacaAGTGTTGTGTTGTAgaaacagtcaaacagaccagcacaagtggttgcatgctggcccaagcctgAATTTGGGGGGCAGCTATTATAGaatagtgtcctagatgtccttaaggggcattGAGGCAGCAGGTGCCTATGGCCAAGTGGGGTACAGGAGAAACTGCATAAGGCAGTGagagtgctacctacaacagctaactaagtatctacAGTGACCAAAGCCCTATAGGTGATGGctagctatgtatctacaatgaggaagctgcttaaggcagtgtgggcagtgtatctaagtggagACCCAGGCTGTAAGGCTCTGTGTATAAaggtggagtgcaacaagaggtaatcaacctggggattaccatggtcaattgccCTCCTTATACATTCATGAGAGGCtatgtgttgtacaccactataaggtgggtacacactagtggcaggcgcttggggccatAACTAATACAAGGTAACTATGACTAATGAtttatctaggctatactactagcgcttatGGTGCTCTACTGCTGACTACTAAGTGCAAGAGGGGGCCTTGGGCCTGAGAGGTGTGATGAATAAGGTAGGAGGGTAAGTGCAcaatactactgggggggcagctacttagctgccTGAGGGCctcctctaatgagtaagagacaaggtcaaattgacttggggtctccaagcaatttccctgctgtatatatagacaaaagagcactatctacatggtctgtgcacgtgagaaaggaagtataCATGTAAAATAAGAattgtgctgcaggctgcacagaagcatggatttctcctaagcgcccttggcacagcatcttggcgtggcatcttggcataataagcaccaaggtcatgtgatcaaaaaacaaaagatattgagtccgtaaaaaaaactaaaaatatgagaaaaaaTAGGagagtccaatggtatatgtcaAGATGGTGTAACACTATGCTAATTtacaatactgtatcaaataagaagcCCACTCCATCaacagccttactcatgcatacatgtcacctgTGACATcacaggtggaggtggttgtgTAGCTGACTGGGCAGAGGAGGGGGATGTGGCAAGGTGCTTAGAGTGTGGTATAAGTGCCaaaatcatgtgatcaagaAACTTGTCCatttgtttttgtttaaCTTTGAGTAAATCAGAACAAATCCCATGGTGTTatatgtgtctacaacagcttaagaggctaagagagcaaaataagacactctaaactgaGCAAGAAGATCTATtggatcttcaagttcacaaaAGAGGTGAAAGTAGGAAGAAAGATGGGATGATAATGGGAtgctgttgtacaccactgtaaggtgggtacacactagagGCAGGTGCTTAGGGCTGTATCTAATACAAGGTAATGCTGACTagactaaggctatactactgctaactactggtTAAATTGTgtaaggcaacaactaactaactactatTGATGTGGAGGGGCCTTATGTCATGACCtccattggcatgacatgattttatactattttctaccttttttccgagatagtttccttttttggtatatatgactcatcaagatcacgtgacatatttgatatatgatgtgaaattgtaattgactcactatttagtactgttgtttttgatgtggctctcctcatgtatataagccaggtcaagttgccgctaaaacagcaagacttgacctctttgtcaattcacctgagttcttacctacccattgccctgctcccttgttgagcctagtgcactttacttaagcatcactcaccaggcctttgttgccctctaccctacatcataccccctgggcctttgttgcccctcttgttctcatagtccattggtgatagggccacggactttaagcctacttgtatcataggtccgagcttagttgtgacactaggtcaagtctttcttactcgtactcttgtcaacaaacgagaactgcgcttagataagcaccaaaaccCGAAACGGtatcacattgtagcccctgtgtcataatcaaagacaggaatacgagtACCAGTACGGTTgcgggatagccctttgccagcaattgtccgcataccaaggTGTCCGCACCCttagccatacgctgttagtcagccaaccttccgcttactaaaaacctgactaatcatcacgcttgtacacagctgttgatattagtataaggatagtctaacgctagtaggaaagcaaacagttagtagtttAGCGCTATAAAACCGTTTTATCTATCTGATCGAGTACCAATTTGTATCGGGAACGCACTCTAGTGTTCGATTTTCTAGATCTTatcctttttgccatcttttggccctATTCTGTTGTCACCCATTATCTCTATCTCAAAAAAACTCTCAACAATATTGACCATATATTAGTGGGTTGTATCAACAATCTTGAAGAACATATTGCTTGCATTGAAGAACCCGGGCTACTCCAAACCATTGCCCATATCAAGCATCACAAATCCTTTGCTGAGCGCCTCAACAACATCT
It contains:
- a CDS encoding Retrovirus-related Pol polyprotein from transposon, giving the protein MRLFSTTRASHTAKSLALRRSSRPASSNRTPWDTRLSREDSPSNPFGPTRYSIEQSSPEELVIPQPIQPYESPIKPHASMPALEDPQAGPSSSRRISPHSHKSSSRHSPRLSPLENEAIQEANKLAKPSSSIRKPSPFGHKASSATFQRMIPVFGLPDIEMLEPSSSKPQPSEPMNSHELKRSKGKTSEAHISKHKETQAALLDPNDRSFTNDPAIQKYLPYSPSTTLYPLNEEFPGEFNYQPDCTQMTSWCRKNPQANSFRKVYRQLGRVFYHVEIPPAYENRYPSPSCEQWASHYFKLLDTVVTFRPTCRITTKLIPAQEINHWPEYGKLHIDLNKLIKRTVHSVYDMEELLPIPEWPEHDCLFTSHSFEVAAVTYRDQMERFIQKLYEILGRQLQTGPPSPVISAGHLSEVEPGQEHLRDRTLQLKQDMTLLVPKSSRASSVTPQEAAQENLLRSLIKPTSQVTIASPLLPEPQVSPPTVTPHTSSSTPPGQPPSSLHSSKASLTVTMQPRYLGPDNGTSLIPSEPLPPPPSSIATSSSRSIPLGRIPEESPHVTLQVPPTLERTERLRREATKSLGPRPPTPRPTVVPSTSSEETLPSSPRGNASVPIAQPSAIPPFNIQALEDYINNLSDGSIDCLSSSESSTGRDQVAPELIAPATPADSITSVSSAATHTIQIPVAQSTPRIRSQLEEDNLRNIPYNPPLSNAARRVSLAGPSIPLRDPPPHANFINCRSSLGANRRSSGRPAIPAESFTRVSTIPEERSSRLAESAHRRPTSSPESRRTPLSIHTNLPYLQEQPAPVTREEANMSRRGNFLAPLLAPVPQLQVPPAPPIDRTRLPPHIVGRMVSSRRFSKLFNDPPPRDQLRDRLAPLAEGGGGNDPPYDSEDGDFDNSGRRRNNPPRRNGGGPPNNPEDPGNEPYAQANAARARPFNPAPVHFDTKLKPDIIPEWDGDTKKLSRWMTSINNIAEYSSYTRIQLGQQIPLRFTGRALRWFNALDKDYRRIITEDWPALRQAITIHFMNRTFLNRSKNEAMRIRFRDKDHSEETPEDYVIRKMEALTIVSDWTDSELIFEIMNGAPKSWTTHIDTSRIVTWEDFLDKIAWHEEDLLGKDSSHNSDIQRQLHQMQSTLKRLEGNRHSRPSARSHLAGSKPVGWHQNNPPPKYPKDDSTVSKGKTPKDKKARPCRHCGSMMHWDRDCKHAKKNSRFVRSHMAQADDDEWEAQEAYEDLCDEAYLDETEYDTEGEESVSEEEQDFHKPLQSLAVSTSSAKPSSGSQEEQHGLEGTTVSQGTNSADQGSKESDSSVFSGYVQPKLPTRKSLNKKLKMASSHTAIAKIGEEITLKQLMSRPPGTAFFGSKATIIKGWLQTNNGPKKRITFDSGSEITLINESILKTLDPSPRVRIGQKLKLIQVTGNSSLSQYISLPIIFDTEQGLVKMIVEAYIVPNMNTPFILGTDFASQYQLSLVRNGEGTRIVFGDTGRSIPVEESDSSPRIDQQGNTFMVEVAQGFIKNSEKIKISKKAYKKRLQHRKLPPNTVKVKVYETVTIPAHTIKLIKVKTIWKEGQASDCLIDRNNPKIQVSNLSEHPLRLQGGEILGYMHDPNKYLAKEKDITKEEKDSIIKYATLVQAMVQRKAEEKPTVQEEELMKSPEGGPKTAEVPDPEPVPSDRFLQEVNFSEHLTPNQRAKLEKVLRKHELAFGLDGRLGTHNTQLEIRLRPGTKEISLTPYHASPAKREVIDKQIGEWLKLGVIEPSKSAWGFPVIVVYRNSKPRLCVDYRRLNEVAVPDEYPLPIQTDILHALEGSQWLTTLDALAGFTQLTIKEEDREKLAFRCHNGHWQPTKLLFGYRNGPAEFQRVMNRILSRFLWQFALVYIDDIVIYSVEFEDHCNHLDQVLGAIEEAEITLSPKKCHIGYQSLLLLGQKVSRLGLSTHKEKVDAILELEPPKNVPTLQTFLGMMTYFSSYIPFYSWIVAPLFKLLKKGTAWSWEEKEQQAFELAKEALASAPVMAYPIIGKPYRLYTDACDYGLGGILQQVQSIKIKDLKGTKAYKYLRGEYDKGNPVPRMTIPASKQRDNVTGGDTWDKQDFEETTVQVEQVIAYWSRILKEAERNYSPTERKALALKEALVKFQVYLEGAEFVAITDHAALTWSKTYNNVNRRLMTWGLVFSAYPGMQIVHRAGRVHDNADPISRLRRRTPYHTSPLADQLTPLKLNMEEDPLRNLYKEINERFEEKLLRVASAFTQSYKIGNSQKPIKKWIPTPAEAISYQTTTSYSVEISINSEEITRFIEAYKKDSHFKQVMEEFKSHHNPLNPPFHQYQIGDNGLIYFIDSQEKYWLCVPRDLQVDILKENHDNLNQGAHAGYAKTYHRIASVYYWPKMARSIQKYVHTCDICQKAGHQRHGPRGFLQPLPIPQQPFEVVSMDFIMDLPPSNNYNAILVIVDKLTKYGHFIPCTTQIDEVQTAQLFHDHIWCHYGLPRQVITDRDARWTGAFWGHLVSMLRIWQALTTAHHPQSDGQTEILNQTTEVAIRVFTNPAKDNWSKLLSVFAHSYNTGVHTSTQQTPAFLLRGFQPLTSADLLALTSDNIPRPAQESQTAEEFKESMELAQSLAKDALKVAQNYQQKYYNSDKTHVTFEPGDLVLINPHSLNLLKHQSGKGNKLNMRYEGPFEVMESISPVAYRIRLPASYCIHPIINIAHLESYKASPPEFGSQPTQNIPREDFQQMPEYEVERIVEERTIKKGNKRIRQYKICWLGYSSEHDRWRTEKELRNAPEVIKEWKQTSGSTIHHNHRKKKEF